One Myxococcota bacterium genomic window, GAGGACCCGGGTGCTCGTGGTGCCCACCGCGACCACGCGATTCCCGCGTTCGCGCGCCGCGGCGATCGCGTCGGCGGTCACGTCGGGGAGCTCGAAGCGCTCGACGTGCAGGCGCTTGCTGCGCAGCTGCTCCTCCTGGAGCGGCTGGAACGTGCCCGGCCCGACGTGCAGCACGACCTCGGCGCGTTCGACGCCGCGCGCCGCCAGCTCCTCGAGGACGCGATCGCTGAGGTGGAGGCCCGCCGTGGGGGCCGCCACCGCGCCGGCCTCGCGCGCGAAGACGGTCTGGTAGCGCGCGTCGTCGGCCGGGTCCGAGGCCTCGCGTCGGATGTAGGGGGGCAGCGGCGCTTCGCCGGCCGCATAGGGCGACACGCCGGGCTCGAACCGCAGGACCACGCGGCCGTCGCCGGGGAGCGCCACGACCTCGGCTTCGAAGCGGGCGCCGCGTCCTTCGAAGGCGAGCTTCTGGCCGACGCGCTGCCTTCCGCTCGTCTTGAGAAAGGCCTCGTAGGAATCGGGCGCCGGGCCCGGGCCGAGGAGCAAGGCCTCGGCTGCGCCGCCGCTGTCCTTGTGTCCGCGAAGGCGCGCGGGCAGCACGCGCGTGACGTTGACCACGAGCAGGTCGCCGGGATCGAGCAGCGCCGGCAGGTCCCGCACGCGGCGGTGGGCGAGGGGGCCCCCCGCGCGCGGCACGCAGAGCAGGCGTCCGCCGTCGCGTTCTGCCGGGGGTTCCTGGGCGATCAGCTCGGCGGGCAGTTCGAAGTCGTAGGCGTCGAGGTCGATCGGCGCCGGCTCATTCGCCACCGGGAGCCTCGACGCGCAGCGCCTCGAAGAGTGCGGGCTCGGTCACGATCGAGTCGTAGGAGAAGAGCACGCGGTTGCGAACGCCGGCCGTGTCGAGGATCTCGACCTGCCGAACCGCGCGTGCC contains:
- the queA gene encoding tRNA preQ1(34) S-adenosylmethionine ribosyltransferase-isomerase QueA, translated to MDLDAYDFELPAELIAQEPPAERDGGRLLCVPRAGGPLAHRRVRDLPALLDPGDLLVVNVTRVLPARLRGHKDSGGAAEALLLGPGPAPDSYEAFLKTSGRQRVGQKLAFEGRGARFEAEVVALPGDGRVVLRFEPGVSPYAAGEAPLPPYIRREASDPADDARYQTVFAREAGAVAAPTAGLHLSDRVLEELAARGVERAEVVLHVGPGTFQPLQEEQLRSKRLHVERFELPDVTADAIAAARERGNRVVAVGTTSTRVLESCASGDGNVAAARGTTDLFLTPGDPFQVVDALLTNFHLPRSSLLLLVAALIGRERLLDAYREAIAERYRFYSYGDAMLIQ